The following DNA comes from Nicotiana sylvestris chromosome 10, ASM39365v2, whole genome shotgun sequence.
AAATAGTATTGTTCAAGGCATGTCAAGCCTGCTATGTGGGAATTTGAGAATGAATTCATATGTGTTCAAGTTGTTAATGAGCATTAAGCCATGAAAATAGCCTCTCTAGATTTCAGATGGATCGTGTGTTCGACTAGAGTGAGCCCCTCTGTTTTCTGTTTTGATTCTTAAGCTTAATACTGATTGGAAACTCGAGTCTTGCTGATTTTGCTAGTCATTCTTTTTCTTAGAAGCTAGAAGATTGTTATGGTTAAAAGCATCTGTTGTTTCCTTTGTACTCTCAGTTTGTCATATTGATCCTTAATGGTGCGGATATATTCAGTCAAAAATGTTGACTAATTAGTTAAGGGATTAAAGTTTCATGGTTGCTATCCTAACTGGTGCAAATATGTGGACACTTAGCATGAATAAGCCtgtgtatcttttttttttttaaaaatgaaatttggCTTGGTTATTTACATAATGTCTTTTAAAAGGGAAGCCCAGAGCTATGTACTGTTCAACCAGGAGTCATTGTTTGATTTAAATTGATTTGAAGTCGTCTGCTGGGAATAGACTAAGCAGTAAATTCGAACATCGCAAATTCAGTCATGTATTCAATATCGTTTGGGCCAAATGGATCAATTGGTCAAGTATAGGCCTAGGCGACTTCAAATTAGTTTTGTAAAGCTCGGGATTTGGGTTCACCTCGTTTGTTTTTAAATAATTCAAGGCGTCCAAGGGTAGGGACTCGATCTGCAGTCCCGTTTTTCCGCTGATGACCAAGCCGCCCCAAAAACTTGGGCCCAGGATTGGGCCTAAGATGGAATTGGTTACTTCCCTTTGTATATAGGGTCAGTGATTAAGGGAGTCAATATTTGATTCGGGTTCAAAGATTTTATGAAAGATGTAGTGTTCCCTCATTTGTTAAGGTTGACACATCAAAATTGGGTTGTCAGCATCAGTCCCTTTGCGCCAAACTCCCCCTCCCCCTTTATGCATTTTCGGTTCTCGATTTGTGCAGAATTGTGAGCCCAATGGTGCTCATGTTTGTCAAGTAATAGGCCATTAGCAATTGGGCTTCAGGCCAGGCCAACCCTTGGAATAAAATAGAACGAATTCTGTGTGTTGTTTTCTTTGATTAGCAAATTAAGTTTAAACTTTAGACGAAAGTAATTATAATTTCTTTAagccttttctttaattaattaattgggcTCTTGAAAGTGCACCATATTAGGCAAGTTGTAGTCATGGCCCTCAAAAGCGTAGTTTGAATTTCCTTTAGAAAAttagaatcgaggtgtgccgtACCAAATAAAATCTCGAAATGTATGACCCTCAGAtaattaatactaactctttTGAAATCggggtgtgccatcaattgaatttttcATGACCTCCGCaaatttcttttgttattttgaaCGATCGTAGTTCGCTTTAGAaccgatttagattagtattgtgattatgtatatgctcgcgtaacataattgcaaatttaactctaaaaaaaaatttgagggatgcgttcgcgcaacttcaactaaaattttcttaaataaacaaaagcgttattaattgtggacacgttcgcgtgacatgatttttgacgagCCAAAGGGAAAGGGTATACGTACTCGTAACTCAATTTTTTatttacgaataaatcaagtgatttaaaaagcAATTTAATAGATGAAAAATGCACATAAGTTCAAaattgttttaaaatcaaataggctaaatataacagttgagcgaccgtgctagaactacggaactcgggaatgcctaataccttctcccgggttatcacaattccttacccggatttctgtgttcacggactgtataacagagtcaatctttcctcgattcgggatttgaaaccggtgacttgggacaccattaaaacaccccaagtggcgactctgaaataaataaaataattccatttcgaataatgtcacttaaattggaaaaactcccttatacactccttccggggggtgtaggtaaaaaggaggtgtgacaactctggcgactctgctggggaaagaacccagaatctctgattcagggttcaagaatttgagcttagaataattattatatttggctttattttttatctagttttattcacatgtttgtgcttaatgtgcgaaatgttgctttttaccgctttgatattatctgaactgtatatataaactgttacgaaacccttcttctttctgagtcttctgaatctatggtgcacacgtgcgcgtggcccacctttctgttagaattcataccaaatagaacgaagttgggcCGAGTAACTAGGTCGAGTAGACTTTCAtgctcccggtacgttacccccacttcggctcaagttgtctgcttgggtaagccaggtctagaacagtataccccaggttttacacttagaataactcaagttcataccggatccctagtaggaacgtttatttgcatcatgtgcatttgacttcgcagactcaacacaggggttgagtctgtctaggacaggtgtacccgaaatgaaaagaccatcctgatgcatcttacttgctacctgtgcattcatttgtttcggatttgcatgttgaacagcttataggaaaaagttagaaaaggaaaatcaatgtgagaaccgagaaagaaaattgactatttttcggaaaaaaaaaataatttccaaaatattttgaaattctgtcaaaattttgaaaaaaaaagagaagcaaattttgtgtttcttttaaaaatagttttattattacaaactacgtaagtttgattctcgccggatgtgagatacgtaggcaacccacatcaggccCAACTATTTAAAAAAAggaaatagataataaataaataaataaataaaaatgtgggtacataaatgtcGTTGTGTTGCCAtgccattcttgtccaaaatatgccgaatgtccccaaaagggcaccggaaggctatttttgcaagaatagccgcctttggtcgtttttttttcaaaaaaattaaaaaaattgttgccggttagcaaacacagcctttaaatcttctttatcaaagtgttttttttgttttatgaATTGTTTTAGAAATATTGATgattttttcaaaatgagtcttgattttggtttttaaaattaaaatcactcacaggtacaaaatgagcaccatccagaacccaccgttcacagatgtagatgagtttctatttcggcttcagatgtggtggtatgaattagaaggagatggtcagaaatgggtcattaagtatttgggagctctcacagatattatgaaagttaaaccacgcgatgatttgatcacgacactagtgactttttgggaccctgttcacaatgtcttttgcttctctgatttcgagcttactcccacattagaagaaatagctggatattctGGTTTTGatggagatttgagaaaccaaaatcttatattcccaaaggctccctctgtacaccgattctttggtcttctgaatatcagtaatcaaatcagaaaaagcaacgttgtcaaagggtgttgttatttcaacttcctatattcaaggttcggaaagccggatggatttgaaatttatgaaaagggccttactaacaaacaaaataaggacacctggcagattcaccgtcgcttcgctttcatggtggcttttctgggagtcatggtcttcccaaacaaagagcggacgattgatattcgcatagccagagtcgtacaagtcctcactaccaaagaacatcacactcttgccccgatcattctctcagacatttatcgggggttgactttgtgtaagtccggggcaaaattcttcgaagggtgcaatattttgttgcaaatgtggttgactgaacatctccgacatcaccccaagttcatgcggTATGGTACGAGCAAGGAAAATTTCattgagagttatgaagaaagaataaaacaTTATAAATCTCTAGAAGGGGTGGAAGCgtggatatcccatttaagatctttaatggcaagtcaaattgagtggactttgggatggctcccgataagagaggtgatacacatgtcaaccttaaagagttatttgctgttgttgggtttaagaagtgtccagccgtatgcgccacagagagttctaagacagctaggtagataccaagtggtgcctgatgatgaagatttgagtgtgcaagtgattgagctacaccccgaagccccactccctgaggctttaatccaacggatttggaatggttgtcgatacttgaaagatgatacccaagttcTAGATCCTGCGAAAGGTGAGATAAATCCGGGTTATCCTAGGTGGTTTGATAAAAGATCCtgtgtggatgatgcaccagaacccgatcctagaaggcccataaaaagaccgcatgttcaagcctttgatgacaaaatccaagaacagttggcttggggtgaaaaggaaaaggggtacaaagcaactattcatgccttagaagaaagcctgaggaacctcaatttggagaatgACTTACAAACACAAAAAGCAGAAGGTGAAAGAAGAGTCTGATTTGCGAGAATAAAGCTCTCCGCGCTCAGTTTCAACAaatgaagaaagcctctgaagcgccagtgagaagctggaaagatcaaaaaatcatTTCCAATCTGATGGAAATGATGCAAGATTACAACTCCATTTTGGCAAGAACCAAAAAGACGTTAGataaagctaaggaaaaaatcatacagttGAATGAGGATGCCAAATCTAGTAAAAAAACACCAAGTAATTagatttgaagaagaaatggctcaattcgAGAAAGAGAAGGATCATTGGATACGTTCAAAGGCTCAgctccatgcacaattggaagaaatgagaaggtacaacagagaacatcaacatgcagatattgatagggagttgattttacatttttttggttaatttagtaaaatgttgttttacaaaaatgaaatattcacaaaaaataacgcatttttttgcattttagtgtttaatatCAAAATTAtgcgatttttcttttaatttgatattaattatgtgtaataattattatttagaattaagtagtatttttgataggatgatttggttttataatttaatttaggattttagtcttaattttttgaaaaaaaaaaagaaagaaaagaaaagaaaaagaattaaagagaaggaaatcagaagttgggccaatttaatttaaaatcccaggcccaaatcaaataccCACCAAAATCAGCCCAAAAACCATGTTTCACCCGGTCCAAACTTTCAGCTCTCTGAGACCagcgaaacgacgtagtatagggacacaactacgtcgtttcgatttcAACATATCTCAACCGTCCATTCATCTACATCCAACTACCAGAAATTTGCCCCATCACCCGTATCCGATCCTGACCCGCACTTGAACCGGTCTTGCCCCATGAAACCAAAAAGACCCCGTTTCCCATTTACGATTTAATCAGAgccgttggattccaatcatccaacggCCCTAATTAAATCAAATGTTTCAATATATCAACTCCCCTAAACCCTGCCCTTCCCATCTCATTCCCCCATGTCTTCAGATACCCGATATAATGCCACCATGAACCCCCGCCTTCCGCCCAccagaaatcgcctcacggcggttccggtggcccAAATCACCCTATCTTTACACCATAGAATCCCCTCACTCCCCTATTTCCGAATCAACAAACCTTATCCCTCAAATATCCCTGGAATTCCTCGAATTTCAAATCAAAGATCGGACTCAAACCCTAGTttacccaatcgaccccaaactGACACCCCATAACCTCCACAACCCCCTCATGCCTAATATAtcattagtttccctcgaatgtaTCCAGAAGTCCTCAAATATCGAATCTGAGTTCGAGCCTTAGAAACCTAAAATTCCGACCAGTGCATGAAAGATCATTTGGTTGGATTTCTGGGCTTATTCAAGCTtgtttcatcacaaaataataaCGCTCATTTGTTCTGCATCAGGAACAAACGTTTGGTATTATTTTGGGTTGATTCAGAGTCCCAAATCCAAGTTCGAGCATGTCTAGTGAGTTCTTTcctagtttttgtttattttcattagTATTATTCCGATATTCGTCTTCCTcgtctctttttatttttctggtcaatttcaattgaaattcgaTTAGTTCTTTGGTATAAATTATTTCTGTTCACTGTTGTTTCTTTAAGATTTGGTTTTGTGGATTTGTTTCGTATAATTAGGATATCAGCTTGTTTTAAGACTGTGAAATTGTATCTCGTTAATCACTTAGTCAGAATAATTAGGATTAGTTCAATAGTTTGgtttaacttctttaattatgttgataagaactgattaatataagtataattcaagtgtttacctacttaagaagcttctaatagtggtagggttggGATTACAATAGCTGTTTAAATTAAAAAAGCACTAAGCTAGTGGGTAGTTAAAAATGAAAAGGTGAATTGATAATGGAGGATACACGAAAATGAATGTCTATAAAAAGGCTGAACTTGAGAAGTGTTAAGACACGGACAAGAGAGATTCTGAAAtactggaaataaagaaaaacactttctgaaaaatactaaaaatagaGAGTGATAGACATTGATAGAGAAGAGAGCTAAGAGatagaaatcaaaaaaaaaaatcagaaacggTTGCAAAATTTTAGGAAAGTACACTGtttcattgagctcatttggtatTTTCTGAGGATTTTCCTCTAGTATGGAAGCAATTTCTGGTTAGCTGATACTAAAAAGGGTTTAATTCTAGTCTGGTTTGGGGTCTGCTGATTCATTGAGACTGAAATTAGGGTCTGGACTATTGTATCTCATCTTTTGGTTTCAAAACTAGTCTGCTGGTTCATTTTCTAGGGTTGAATGCTATTGCTACTACTGTTTACTGTGATCACCCCTTTTTCCTTTTGTAATATCCAGGTACACTATCAAAACTTATCATGGAATTGAGAATTGATTAGCATGTAGGGAGCTTTGGAAGTTCAAGTTGAAATTTGAATAGACTTCTTAAAGTTCTGATGTGGATATTGTTAATTCTTACCATTATATGTGAATCAGATGCTTCATCTCGTTTGATTTAACTTTTGGTTT
Coding sequences within:
- the LOC138880437 gene encoding uncharacterized protein, producing the protein MSTIQNPPFTDVDEFLFRLQMWWYELEGDGQKWVIKYLGALTDIMKVKPRDDLITTLVTFWDPVHNVFCFSDFELTPTLEEIAGYSGFDGDLRNQNLIFPKAPSVHRFFGLLNISNQIRKSNVVKGCCYFNFLYSRFGKPDGFEIYEKGLTNKQNKDTWQIHRRFAFMVAFLGVMVFPNKERTIDIRIARVVQVLTTKEHHTLAPIILSDIYRGLTLCKSGAKFFEGCNILLQMWLTEHLRHHPKFMRYGTSKENFIESYEERIKHYKSLEGVEAWISHLRSLMASQIEWTLGWLPIREVIHMSTLKSYLLLLGLRSVQPYAPQRVLRQLGRYQVVPDDEDLSVQVIELHPEAPLPEALIQRIWNGCRYLKDDTQVLDPAKGEINPGYPRWFDKRSCVDDAPEPDPRRPIKRPHVQAFDDKIQEQLAWGEKEKGYKATIHALEESLRNLNLENDLQTQKAEGERRV